A region from the Halobacillus mangrovi genome encodes:
- a CDS encoding acyltransferase — translation MRKTERYSVKGANSLWHVYKTVPFLKVVKNFVVIQLARYTPFLGMKTWLYRTFLRMKVGNQTAFALMVMLDVMYPERIQVGRNTVIGYNTTILAHEYLIEEYRLGDVIIGDEVMIGANSTILPGVEIGDGAIVSAGTLVHKDVPRGTFVGGNPMKVIYTKAEMDERRKHDDFFKASVKR, via the coding sequence ATGCGTAAAACCGAGCGATATTCCGTCAAAGGAGCCAATTCGCTTTGGCACGTGTATAAAACTGTGCCTTTTTTAAAAGTGGTAAAAAATTTCGTCGTCATCCAGCTCGCCCGCTATACTCCTTTCCTGGGAATGAAGACCTGGCTGTACCGGACTTTTTTACGAATGAAGGTCGGAAATCAAACAGCCTTTGCTCTCATGGTTATGCTTGATGTTATGTATCCAGAGCGAATCCAGGTAGGAAGAAATACGGTCATTGGCTACAATACGACGATTTTGGCTCATGAATATTTGATTGAGGAATATCGCCTTGGTGATGTCATCATCGGTGACGAAGTAATGATTGGTGCGAATTCAACCATCCTTCCTGGTGTTGAAATTGGTGATGGGGCGATTGTATCTGCAGGAACTCTTGTTCATAAAGATGTTCCCCGAGGAACGTTTGTCGGCGGAAACCCTATGAAAGTCATCTACACCAAAGCCGAAATGGATGAACGAAGAAAACATGACGACTTCTTTAAAGCCTCTGTAAAACGTTAA
- a CDS encoding glycerol-3-phosphate responsive antiterminator: MKLEQSILPAVKSIKEYEALLDSDTNYVILLETRLGLLRKLVKVGQKAGKKVFVHIDLIQGLKADDYGMEYIGQEVKPDGVISTRSHVIHQAKKYNLISVQRLFLIDSQAIEHNVSIIKKAGPDFVEVLPGILPGMIKEIKDRLGVPVIAGGLIRTKEEVDQALQAGASAVSTSQNDLWDF, translated from the coding sequence ATGAAGCTTGAACAATCGATATTGCCTGCAGTAAAGTCGATCAAAGAGTACGAAGCCTTACTAGACAGCGACACAAATTATGTCATTTTACTAGAAACACGTCTCGGCCTCTTAAGGAAACTCGTGAAAGTGGGACAGAAGGCGGGCAAGAAAGTCTTCGTGCATATTGATCTTATCCAGGGATTAAAGGCAGATGATTACGGCATGGAATACATCGGTCAGGAAGTGAAGCCTGACGGAGTCATCTCGACAAGGAGCCATGTCATTCATCAGGCAAAAAAGTATAACCTGATTTCTGTACAACGTTTATTTTTAATTGACAGCCAGGCGATCGAACATAATGTAAGTATCATCAAAAAAGCAGGACCCGACTTTGTTGAAGTTTTGCCAGGCATTCTCCCGGGAATGATAAAAGAGATTAAAGACCGTTTGGGAGTCCCTGTGATCGCTGGTGGCCTGATCCGCACAAAAGAAGAAGTGGACCAGGCTCTACAAGCAGGTGCTTCCGCAGTTTCTACTTCACAGAATGATTTATGGGATTTTTGA
- a CDS encoding MIP/aquaporin family protein has product MTEFMGELIGTMILIILGGGVIAGANLKNTKADGSWVLITIAWGLGVAMGVYAVKQVSGAHINPAVTLGLATVGDFAWAKVPVYIFAQTLGAFIGATVVYFHYLPHWKDTEDQLAKKAIFCTDPAIRSPISNLVSEIIGTFVLVIGILFIGANEFTEGLNPLIVGLLIVAIGMSLGSTTGYAINPARDFGPRLAHAFLPIPGKGGSDWGYSWVPVLGPVIGGIYGGLFYQAIFKGSSNLWFWIGSLVIVGLLLSSMRVELKKVHT; this is encoded by the coding sequence TTGACAGAATTTATGGGTGAACTAATTGGAACGATGATTCTGATTATTTTAGGCGGAGGCGTTATTGCTGGAGCCAATTTGAAAAATACCAAAGCTGACGGAAGCTGGGTGTTGATCACTATTGCCTGGGGCCTTGGTGTAGCTATGGGGGTTTATGCAGTGAAACAGGTGAGCGGGGCTCACATCAATCCAGCGGTCACTCTCGGATTGGCAACGGTCGGTGATTTTGCATGGGCAAAGGTGCCGGTGTATATCTTTGCTCAAACTTTGGGAGCTTTCATTGGTGCGACGGTCGTCTATTTTCATTACCTGCCCCACTGGAAGGATACCGAAGACCAGCTGGCTAAAAAGGCGATTTTTTGCACGGATCCTGCGATAAGAAGTCCCATCTCCAATTTAGTGAGTGAAATTATCGGCACATTTGTATTAGTAATTGGTATTCTTTTTATAGGAGCGAATGAATTTACGGAAGGATTAAATCCTTTAATTGTAGGGTTGCTGATAGTTGCTATTGGAATGTCGCTTGGATCTACTACCGGGTATGCGATCAACCCAGCTCGTGATTTTGGTCCAAGGCTTGCGCATGCCTTCCTGCCGATACCAGGAAAAGGCGGATCGGACTGGGGGTATTCTTGGGTTCCCGTACTAGGGCCTGTCATTGGGGGCATTTATGGAGGGCTTTTTTACCAGGCTATTTTTAAAGGAAGTTCAAATCTATGGTTCTGGATCGGCTCACTTGTCATTGTTGGTTTGTTGCTCTCATCAATGAGAGTAGAGTTGAAAAAAGTGCATACTTAA
- the glpK gene encoding glycerol kinase GlpK has translation MEKEKYILSIDQGTTSSRAILFNHDGEIIETGQKEFEQHFPKPGWVEHDANEIWTSVLACIADVLRRGDVEPDQVAGIGITNQRETTVVWDKNTGKPIYRAIVWQSRQTQDICNELKEKGLEDTFRDKTGLLLDPYFAGTKVKWILDNVDGAREKAENGDLMFGTIDTWLIYKLSGQKAHVTDYSNASRTLMYNIFDLKWDDELLDILGVPQDMLPEVKPSSEVYAHTVDYHFYGKEVPIAGIAGDQQAALFGQACFEKGMAKNTYGTGGFMLMNTGEEAVKSENGLLTTLAWGIDGKVEYALEGSIFVSGSAIQWLRDGLQMVESAPQSEEIAGQVNSTDGVYVVPAFVGLGTPYWDSEARGAVFGLTRGTTRAHFVRATLESLAYQAKDVVDAMVEDSGIELKKLRVDGGAVKNNLLMQFQSDLLDVTVERPEVSETTALGAAYLAGLSIGYWESRKEIENQWKVEREFDPAMNKEKSKDLYRGWQKAVEATRIFKMD, from the coding sequence ATGGAAAAAGAAAAATATATTCTATCGATTGATCAGGGGACAACGAGTTCTCGTGCCATCTTATTTAATCACGATGGTGAAATTATTGAGACAGGTCAAAAGGAATTTGAACAGCACTTTCCCAAACCGGGCTGGGTAGAACACGATGCTAATGAAATCTGGACGTCTGTTTTAGCCTGCATTGCTGACGTGCTGCGAAGAGGGGATGTAGAGCCGGATCAGGTGGCAGGTATCGGAATTACAAACCAGCGGGAAACGACTGTAGTATGGGATAAGAATACCGGAAAACCAATCTACAGGGCGATTGTCTGGCAGTCTCGGCAAACCCAGGACATCTGTAATGAGCTGAAGGAAAAGGGATTGGAAGACACGTTCCGAGATAAGACAGGACTGCTTCTTGATCCATATTTCGCTGGGACTAAAGTCAAGTGGATCTTAGATAACGTAGACGGTGCTCGTGAAAAAGCCGAAAACGGGGATTTGATGTTCGGTACGATTGATACGTGGCTGATCTATAAACTATCTGGACAAAAAGCTCACGTGACGGATTATTCCAATGCTTCCCGAACGCTCATGTATAATATCTTTGATTTGAAATGGGATGATGAGTTACTGGACATTTTAGGGGTCCCTCAGGATATGCTGCCAGAGGTCAAGCCTTCATCAGAAGTTTATGCGCATACCGTGGATTATCATTTCTATGGAAAAGAAGTGCCGATTGCAGGAATTGCAGGAGATCAACAAGCGGCGTTGTTCGGCCAGGCTTGCTTTGAAAAAGGGATGGCGAAAAACACCTACGGTACCGGCGGCTTTATGCTGATGAACACAGGAGAGGAAGCTGTCAAGTCAGAAAACGGATTACTTACGACACTTGCCTGGGGAATAGACGGAAAAGTCGAATATGCGCTTGAAGGCAGCATTTTTGTGTCGGGTTCAGCCATTCAATGGCTTAGAGATGGATTACAAATGGTCGAAAGTGCACCTCAAAGTGAAGAAATTGCCGGACAGGTAAACTCTACTGATGGAGTGTACGTTGTTCCAGCCTTTGTCGGTTTAGGCACTCCATACTGGGACAGCGAAGCACGTGGTGCAGTATTCGGATTGACGAGAGGGACGACCCGTGCGCACTTTGTACGTGCCACCTTAGAGTCACTTGCTTATCAAGCGAAGGATGTCGTTGATGCGATGGTTGAAGACTCAGGCATTGAGCTGAAAAAACTCCGTGTAGACGGCGGCGCAGTCAAAAACAACTTGTTAATGCAGTTCCAAAGCGATCTTTTAGACGTAACGGTTGAACGTCCTGAGGTCAGTGAAACAACAGCTCTTGGCGCAGCTTACTTGGCTGGTCTTTCGATTGGCTATTGGGAAAGCCGAAAAGAAATAGAAAATCAATGGAAGGTCGAACGTGAATTTGATCCTGCAATGAACAAAGAGAAGAGTAAAGATTTATATCGGGGCTGGCAAAAAGCTGTTGAGGCAACGAGAATATTTAAGATGGATTAA